From Podospora bellae-mahoneyi strain CBS 112042 chromosome 3, whole genome shotgun sequence, the proteins below share one genomic window:
- the SCC2 gene encoding Sister chromatid cohesion protein 2 (EggNog:ENOG503NVI7; COG:B; COG:D; COG:L; BUSCO:EOG092604A0), which translates to MANSWPGAHNGPPNNNNWDGAPQANPPPPPVSQPAGFARPFTLAEVLPYTPFSAIAPFDSSVLPSPSIGSASPAPPVTDLIPSLDFESLNQEASTNTASRLLQQTVGQVQRLLERGNIPEYKFKTGPRATTSSPAKHSSLAARLSPFSKMVHDSTSIPFRYPTPDTPTPAANNHPNVITTPVPTKQKISAKPVIKKEPGQGKKLSSIPANTPGPSASPATSANQQAHAANKARFEIVLPTKKELEQQAGLANIKPHPSSNVTPRAPPAAVAPPTPAYHPQYQPQVQRQAQVQHQPQVHQQHQVPQQHQVQQQHQVQQQQQQQQQQQQQQQQQRSQQHPPQPVLPTLSSAEATAASRTATPPERPGSQSIPSSQKPIIAIELPKTKTFDKSEFMVVADEPEEPANLPLKKRKHGDIDGDDIYGESLDLRQRADAALHDLRVFLHNAFQAENAVLARKQGNDMVVLVSENEATLTATAQSRAQALLGKTITLNCFKNAPLEELIHLIRLSEGALKLAETLDIKVDETWVAADVEQWLSQLPLLEMAIRAGRTSLRIMCGGRQEKQLYSQDTIEHCLDLFKRIIDGIVIPIAELRATPGANELFKTLAQNKKKIVALFNDCQKLFSIMATLISSIDTSDAVTNTLEFTASRLIFMETAHAEKDSVIDTQKFDGLRLVAMDMLSQIFLLNPEQRKGIFNEILSSLEKLPLGKRARTFKLVDGTSIQPVSALIMRLVQTSAGKVGDAGRGKGNTMPVEDEAAEGPRRLPQSFSIQDEEHGASQHRIAIQELDDVSEALIKTATNSASDIVQFIVSRALKSTKSGDTPYRNLLDMFVEDFALCLDNPDWPAAELLLRIFMHLMFQLIENDKQPVTAKNMALELLGSMGAAVSKLRGHVRKGVSSLDTQDSDGLGLFLSDLAAAALELKSRPEQMVAWTGPYRATLEHLESRFSEDPHLASAISFLVSDWASKTCKTYDDYEDDVAERDHELGRLAYRLREMIHDRQWMSREYSFKDISQSYARLSYSITLLRSPLCEAFNTILNILLNSMASDQPTVRSKSLKSVNQVLETDPSILDGDSVVVQLILRCSNDSSTQVRDSALGLIGKCISMRPALEEQITPTVVERFNDAGHGVRKRAMKLAKDIYLRNSNRTLRSTIANGLLHRIQDPEESVRELAKQVIEEIWFAPFHSGQTSAASKISLADHVLLMVQTVNRGNVVSVLDKVLQALLAPSNKTAQASLEVCTKLVESMFDLVDSSDPEDTTKPSGRDVLQILMIFAKAEASLFTFEQLRLLRPYISSIRSNEDPAVSKAVVVIYRRVLPQLSSAHSQFLTEVRSELMPTMTTVSRPLMNEVMACLWIISGLLDTSEHMARLAASSLRNIQALHAKSKTQPLDTRTMRQFERYSLIVGMAGKHFNLDNHLDFFNKMLKTNGSSVSKLMVDLVVPFAAPSYHMDMRKAALDSVGLVCQAWPRNYVSANVYTTFQHVFDEQVPVLEAMVLRSFKEFLLTEEKRSEEAAEAPTGMNGGAKQEKKRELTVIGGTNYDDVASATTHRFLKEIIRITTATQDNHAFLAVEVLASINRQGLVHPKETGVTFITLETSSNPRISELAFLEHKALHAKHETVVEREYVKAVQSAFAYQRDIVKDSRGAIATGNGVFTPKLHLLMEVLKISKSKNRQKFLEKLCGQLDFDVGKLDMGERVPSHVVYARFVTECLAYFEYLTVGEVGCVVGALERLVTGTGAGVAQAIEMEVLGFRVDVLEEEQQQQQVLGENGQAAGAAAGSLSSSSANQLQEAPRVELEKLRRLTAGAVVLLGVWEARTYLRRLYGLGIGGRRENKVKMLGKDLSKAPVKAQGVTGEKLWEEMGVLGERLESREGMMGVCRGFVELMNVDKEFLVGDEDEEGLMEEGGASPMSGGEDDELVGERKRGRKRKSDTGSQGTPGKKKRGRSGSMGGQPRKRGRPKKVAREEEEGEGEEGDWF; encoded by the exons ATGGCGAACTCATGGCCGGGCGCTCACAATGGCCCTCCAAACAATAACAATTGGGATGGAGCTCCTCAggccaacccaccaccacctccagtTTCGCAACCTGCTGGCTTTGCGAGGCCATTCACACTCGCCGAAGTCTTGCCCTACACACCCTTCTCGGCGATAGCTCCCTTTGACTCGA GTGTGCTTCCTTCACCATCGATAGGTTCTGCGTCGCCCGCTCCCCCAGTAACCGACCTGATACCAAGTCTCGACTTCGAATCGTTAAATCAAGAGGCTTCCACGAATACGGCCTCGAGGTTACTACAGCAGACAGTCGGCCAGGTTCAAAGGCTTCTAGAGAGAGGAAATATCCCCGAATA CAAATTCAAGACTGGACCACGCGCGACGACTTCTTCACCAGCGAAACACAGTTCCCTGGCTGCAAGACTGTCACCGTTCTCGAAAATGGTGCACGATTCAACGTCGATACCGTTTCGGTATCCGACCCCAGATACCCCCACACCCGCTGCGAATAATCATCCGAACGTCATTACCACGCCCGTTCCCACGAAACAGAAGATTTCTGCCAAGCCGGTCATTAAGAAAGAACCAGGCCAAGGAAAGAAACTGAGCAGTATTCCTGCAAACACACCGGGCCCTTCTGCGAGCCCGGCCACATCTGCGAACCAGCAGGCGCATGCTGCGAACAAGGCGCGATTCGAGATAGTCTTGCCCACCAAGAAGGAGCTTGAACAGCAGGCCGGCCTTGCGAATATCAAGCCGCACCCTTCGTCTAATGTGACTCCACGCGCTCCGCCTGCGGCAGTTGCTCCCCCGACTCCGGCGTATCATCCTCAGTATCAGCCTCAG GTACAACGCCAAGCTCAGGTACAGCATCAACCGCAAGTACACCAACAGCATCAGGTCCCGCAACAACATCaggttcaacaacaacatcaggttcaacaacaacaacaacaacaacaacaacaacaacaacaacaacaacaacaacgcaGTCAGCAACACCCACCGCAGCCTGTTCTCCCAACCCTCAGCTCTGCAGAAGCTACCGCGGCCTCAAGAACTGCCACGCCCCCAGAGCGGCCCGGTTCGCAAAGCATACCCAGCTCTCAAAAGCCAATCATTGCTATTGAGCTTCCCAAGACCAAGACTTTTGACAAGAGTGAGTTTATGGTGGTTGCAGATGAGCCTGAGGAGCCTGCCAACTTGCCATTGAAGAAGCGGAAGCACGGTGATATTGATGGTGACGACATCTATGGAGAGAGCTTGGATCTTCGCCAGAGAGCTGATGCGGCTCTTCATGACTTGAGAGTGTTTCTTCACAACGCTTTCCAGGCAGAGAACGCTGTGCTTGCCCGAAAGCAAGGAAACGacatggtggttttggtttcTGAGAACGAAGCTACCCTGACAGCAACCGCACAATCCAGGGCGCAGGCCCTGCTGGGCAAGACGATCACCTTGAACTGTTTCAAGAATGCGCCTCTCGAGGAGCTAATTCACCTCATTCGGCTTTCCGAAGGTGCTTTAAAGCTGGCCGAAACGCTAGACATCAAGGTTGACGAGACCTGGGTAGCTGCCGATGTGGAGCAGTGGCTGAGCCAGCTGCCCTTGTTAGAGATGGCGATTCGGGCTGGCCGCACGTCTCTAAGAATCATGTGTGGCGGCCGTCAAGAGAAGCAGCTTTACTCCCAAGACACAATAGAACACTGTCTTGACCTGTTCAAGCGTATCATTGACGGCATCGTCATTCCGATTGCCGAGTTGAGAGCCACCCCAGGGGCTAACGAACTCTTCAAGACGTTGGCtcagaacaagaagaagattgtggCCTTGTTCAACGATTGCCAGAAGCTGTTTTCTATCATGGCGACTTTGATCTCATCCATCGACACCTCGGACGCGGTGACAAACACGCTCGAGTTCACTGCCTCGCGGCTCATCTTTATGGAGACGGCACATGCAGAAAAGGACTCCGTCATTGACACGCAAAAGTTCGATGGACTTCGTTTGGTCGCTATGGATATGCTTTCGCAGATTTTCCTGCTGAACCCTGAGCAGCGGAAGGGCATTTTCAATGAGATTTTGAGCTCGTTGGAGAAGCTGCCGCTTGGGAAGAGAGCGAGGACTTTCAAACTTGTGGATGGCACGAGTATCCAGCCAGTGTCTGCTCTCATCATGCGGTTGGTTCAGACCAGTGCTGGCAAGGTTGGCGATGCGGGTCGAGGAAAGGGGAATACTATGCCtgtcgaggacgaggcgGCCGAAGGCCCTAGGCGGCTGCCGCAGTCGTTTTCCATTCAGGATGAGGAGCACGGTGCCTCGCAGCATCGTATCGCCATTCAAGAGCTTGACGACGTTTCTGAGGCCTTGATCAAGACAGCCACCAACAGCGCCTCAGACATTGTCCAGTTTATTGTGAGCCGAGCGCTCAAGTCGACCAAGTCTGGTGATACGCCGTATCGCAACCTCCTTGACATGTTTGTGGAGGACTTCGCTCTCTGTCTTGACAATCCCGACTGGCCTGCGGCGGAGCTGTTGCTTCGAATCTTTATGCATCTGATGTTTCAGCTCATCGAGAATGACAAGCAACCCGTCACTGCGAAGAACATGGCTTTGGAGCTGTTGGGAAGCATGGGTGCCGCTGTTTCCAAGCTCCGCGGGCATGTGAGGAAAGGTGTCAGCAGTCTCGACACGCAAGACAGCGACGGCCTGGGGTTGTTCCTTTCCGACTTGGCTGCTGCGGCGCTGGAGCTCAAGTCTCGCCCGGAGCAGATGGTGGCGTGGACTGGGCCATATCGTGCTACGCTTGAGCACCTCGAGAGCCGCTTCTCAGAGGATCCTCATCTGGCGAGTGCCATCTCTTTCTTGGTTTCCGACTGGGCAAGCAAGACATGCAAGACCTACGACGACTATGAAGACGATGTTGCCGAGCGTGATCATGAGCTTGGCCGACTCGCCTACAGGCTCCGGGAAATGATACACGATCGTCAGTGGATGTCGAGGGAGTATTCTTTCAAAGACATTAGCCAGAGCTATGCGAGGCTGTCTTACTCGATCACCCTCTTGAGGTCCCCGCTCTGTGAGGCCTTCAATACGATTCTGAACATTCTTCTCAACTCAATGGCTAGTGACCAGCCGACGGTACGAAGCaagagcttgaagagcgTCAACCAGGTCCTGGAAACGGACCCGTCCATTCTGGATGGAGATTCCGTGGTGGTGCAGCTCATTCTGAGATGTTCCAACGACTCGTCCACGCAGGTGCGTGATTCGGCGCTTGGGTTGATTGGCAAGTGCATCAGCATGCGGCCGGCTTTGGAGGAGCAGATTACCCCCACGGTTGTGGAGCGGTTTAATGATGCTGGGCATGGTGTTCGGAAGAGGGCCATGAAGCTTGCCAAGGATATTTACCTTCGCAACAGCAACCGGACGCTGAGGAGCACGATTGCGAATGGGCTGCTACATCGGATTCAGGACCCGGAGGAGAGCGTCAGGGAGCTGGCCAAGCAGGTGATTGAGGAGATATGGTTTGCCCCTTTTCACAGCGGCCAGACCTCGGCCGCGTCCAAGATTTCTCTTGCGGATCATGTTTTGCTCATGGTGCAGACGGTGAACCGGGGCAATGTTGTCAGTGTGCTGGATAAGGTGCTTCAAGCACTGCTGGCGCCGAGCAACAAGACGGCGCAGGCTTCGTTGGAGGTCTGCACGAAACTGGTGGAGAGCATGTTTGACCTGGTTGACAGCTCGGATCCGGAGGACACGACCAAGCCTTCGGGAAGAGATGTCTTGCAGATTCTGATGATTTTTGCAAAGGCGGAAGCTAGTCTCTTTACGTTTGAGCAGTTGCGGCTGTTGAGGCCTTATATCAGCAGCATCCGCAGCAACGAGGACCCGGCCGTGTCCAAGGCTGTGGTGGTTATCTATCGTCGGGTGCTTCCGCAGCTGTCGAGCGCGCATTCTCAGTTCCTTACCGAGGTGCGCAGTGAGCTGATGCCTACCATGACGACAGTTTCACGGCCTCTGATGAACGAGGTCATGGCTTGCTTGTGGATCATTAGCGGGCTGCTCGACACTTCGGAACacatggccaggcttgcgGCCTCGAGTCTGAGGAATATCCAGGCGCTGCATGCAAAGAGCAAGACGCAGCCTCTGGATACCCGCACCATGCGCCAGTTTGAGCGGTACTCGCTCATTGTCGGTATGGCGGGCAAAcacttcaacctcgacaaccaTTTGGACTTTTTTAACAAGATGTTGAAGACGAATGGCAGCTCCGTCTCAAAGTTGATGGTTGATCTGGTGGTCCCTTTTGCTGCCCCGTCGTATCATATGGACATGAGGAAGGCAGCGTTGGACTCGGTGGGGCTGGTGTGTCAGGCCTGGCCGAGGAACTACGTTTCTGCAAATGTTTACACGACGTTTCAGCACGTGTTTGACGAGCAGGTTCCGGTGCTGGAGGCGATGGTGCTGAGGTCGTTTAAGGAGTTTTTGCtgacggaggagaagaggtcggaggaggcggcggaggcgccGACGGGGATGAATGGGGGGGcgaagcaggagaagaagagggagttGACTGTTATTGGTGGCACGAACTACGACGATGTTGCGAGTGCTACGACGCATCGATTCCTCAAGGAGATTATTCGGATTACTACCGCCACGCAAGACAACCATGCTTTCCTTGCGGTGGAGGTTCtcgccagcatcaacagGCAGGGTTTGGTACACCCCAAGGAGACGGGCGTCACGTTCATTACGCTTGAAACGTCGTCCAATCCTAGGATTTCGGAGCTTGCCTTTTTGGAACATAAAGCGCTGCACGCCAAGCATGAGACGGTTGTGGAAAGGGAGTATGTCAAGGCTGTTCAGTCAGCTTTTGCGTACCAGCGGGACATTGTTAAGGATTCGCGCGGTGCGATTGCCACTGGCAATGGGGTCTTTACTCCCAAGCTTCATCTCCTGATGGAGGTGCTCAAGATCAGCAAGTCAAAGAATCGGCAAAAGTTTCTGGAGAAGCTGTGCGGGCAGCTCGACTTTGATGTGGGCAAGCTGGACATGGGGGAGCGGGTGCCGAGCCATGTGGTGTATGCGAGGTTTGTAACGGAGTGTTTGGCGTACTTTGAGTACTTGACCGTGGGCGAGGTGGGGTGTGTGGTTGGGGcgctggagaggttggtcACCGGGACGGGGGCGGGCGTTGCGCAGGCGATTGAgatggaggttttggggtttAGGGTGGATgttcttgaggaggagcagcagcaacagcaggtcTTGGGAGAGAATGGACaggctgctggtgctgctgctgggtcgttgtcgtcgtcgtcggcgaaTCAGTTGCAGGAGGCCCCTAGGGTggagcttgagaagctgaGGCGTCTTACGGCGGGGGCGGTAGTTTTGTTGGGTGTTTGGGAGGCGAGGACTTACCTCAGGAGGTTGTATGGGcttgggattggggggaggagggagaataAAGTCAAGATGTTGGGGAAGGACTTGAGTAAGGCCCCTGTCAAGGCGCAGGGGGTgacgggggagaagttgtgggaggagatgggggtgttgggggagaggttggaaagtagggaggggatgatgggggtttgtagggggtttgtggagTTGATGAATGTTGATAAGGAGTTTTTGGTTGgggacgaagatgaggaggggttgatggaagaagggggggcaAGTCCGATGAgtggcggggaggatgatgagctggtgggagagaggaagagggggaggaagaggaagagtgaTACGGGTAGTCAGGGGAcgccggggaagaagaagaggggtaGGAGTGGGAGTATGGGGGGGCAACCTAGGAAGAGGGGACGGCCGAAGAAGGTTgctagggaggaggaggaaggggagggggaggagggggattggTTTTAG
- the LIA1 gene encoding deoxyhypusine hydroxylase (BUSCO:EOG09263JZO; EggNog:ENOG503NW2E; COG:C): protein MSDTLSSIASLRSSLTAESTPLPVRFRALFSLKHLAVTAPSPTSPEALAAIEAIAAAFTSPSALLKHELAYCLGQTHNLAAVPYLTKVLEDLAEDPMCRHEAAEALGALGDTGSLEILKKYKHRQGEDVSVRETCEIAIERIEWESSEERKREKLRQSDFASVDPAPPMPQGEETPSVEELRKTLMDTTKPLFLRYRAMFALRDLASPPDLPTAVPAVLALAEGFADNSALFRHEIAFVFGQLSHPASIPALTGALSNTEEASMVRHEAAEALGSLGEEPGVEETLKKFLHDKEKVVRESCIVALDMAEYEKSNEAEYALIPEVTA from the exons ATGTCCGACACGCTCTCATCGATCGCTTCCTTGAGGTCCTCCCTCACAGCCGAaagcacccccctccccgtccgcTTCCgcgccctcttctccctcaagcACCTAGCCGtaaccgccccctcccccacctcccccgaagCCCTCGCCGCAATCGAAGCCATCGCCGCAGCTTttacctccccctccgccctcctcaagcaTGAGCTCGCTTACTGCCTGGGCCAGACCCACAACCTCGCCGCAGTCCCCTACCTGACCAAAGTCCTCGAAGATCTCGCCGAAGATCCCATGTGCAGACACGAAGCAGCCGAAGCTCTCGGCGCGCTAGGCGATACCGGAAGCCTGGAGATTTTGAAAAAGTACAAACACAGACAAGGAGAGGACGTCAGTGTAAGGGAGACTTGTGAAATCGCCATTGAGAGGATAGAGTGGGAGAGTAgtgaggagagaaagagggagaagctTAGGCAGAG TGACTTTGCCTCGGTCGATCCTGCCCCTCCCATGCCCCAGGGCGAAGAGACACCGAGTGTCGAGGAGCTGCGCAAGACGCTCATGgacaccaccaagccccttttcctccgATATCGCGCCATGTTTGCCCTTCGCGATTTGGCGTCTCCTCCTGATCTCCCGACTGCTGTCCCGGCTGTTTTGGCATTGGCCGAAGGCTTCGCGGATAACTCTGCGCTTTTCAGACATGAAATTGCTTTTGTTTTCGGGCAGCTGTCGCATCCTGCTTCTATTCCCGCGCTGACTGGTGCATTGAGCAACACGGAGGAGGCGTCGATGGTGAGGCACGAAGCTGCCGAGGCGCTGGGCAGCTTGGGTGAGGAGCCCGGAGTGGAGGAGACGCTCAAGAAGTTCTTGCACGATAAagagaaggtggtgagggagagctGTATTGTTGCGCTGGATATGGCCGAGTATGAGAAGAGCAATGAGGCGGAGTATGCCTTGATTCCGGAGGTCACTGCTTAA
- the RPA12 gene encoding DNA-directed RNA polymerase I core subunit rpa12 (COG:K; EggNog:ENOG503P2TA) — MSAIGSLVFCTDCGDLLPASQGSVKNILICKCCGAEHRDHAWKAVTTKTKPSDFPSALRQKLSIVQTVKRHEVQTERVDPNMDCHKCGRRGIRYSEVQQRSADEGSTIIYNCECGEKWSTNN, encoded by the exons ATGTCTGCTATCGGCTCCCTCGTCTTCTGCACCGACTGTGGTGACCTTTTACCTGCCTCCCAGGGCAGTGTAAAGAACATTCTGATTTGCAAATGCTGTGGCGCGGAACACAGAG ATCATGCCTGGAAGGCCGTAACAACAAAGACAAAGCCCTCCGACTTCCCGTCAGCCCTACGACAGAAGCTTTCCATAGTCCAGACCGTCAAGAGACACGAAGTACAAACCGAAAGAGTCGACCCCAACATGGACTGCCACAAGTGCGGGAGGCGCGGCATTCGCTATTCTGAAGTCCAACAGAGATCTGCCGATGAAGGCTCAACAATTATCTACAACTGCGAGTGCGGTGAAAA ATGGTCCACCAACAACTGA
- a CDS encoding hypothetical protein (EggNog:ENOG503P700), which translates to MWGTNPSIHQAPSIQHPYLEVELLPPPPRPDPTSPKSQPIVLPPSTTNKTTIMPPPHLHPRSRSTSTLFATTLLASFFVVALPHILPCPAPRRTLADGELDPNATTRRKKQIVGEDGVARFNNAIATTPEELQKLRMERQRERKAERECPVPKPGGILGEWLGFHKEEEKTVEKAEPRREGR; encoded by the exons ATGTGGGGCACCAATCCATCAATCCACCAAgctccatccatccagcACCCATATCTCGAAGTAGAGCTcctgccccctcccccccgaccCGACCCGACCTCCCCGAAGAGCCAGCCCATCGTTC ttcccccctccaccaccaacaaaaccacaATAATgccacccccccacctccacccccgctcccgctcaacatcaaccctcttcgcaaccaccctcctcgcctccttcttcgtcgtcgccctcccccacatcctcccctgTCCAGCACCCCGACGAACTCTCGCCGACGGGGAGCTCGATCCCAACGCCACcacgagaagaaaaaaacaaatcGTGGGGGAGGACGGGGTGGCTAGATTCAACAATGCAATCGCCACCACGCCAGAGGAGCTCCAAAAGCTAAGAAtggagaggcagagggaacgaaaggcggagagggagtgtCCGGTTCCGAAACCGGGGGGGATATTGGGGGAGTGGTTGGGGTTTCacaaggaagaggagaagacaGTCGAGAAGGCTGaaccgaggagggaggggaggtga